A stretch of the Solanum dulcamara chromosome 6, daSolDulc1.2, whole genome shotgun sequence genome encodes the following:
- the LOC129892122 gene encoding protein DEEPER ROOTING 1-like isoform X2 yields the protein MKINGKQSTYKSNPVAVTHHMFHQSYKEEFSDWPNELLAIGTFGSLKDGGKLKQQDQSLTAEEVGQLHKELKHLLPDEESSPLSAKLGSKKDLDKFFDCLQNLVDDDHRVVENKESNFERSNSLVHGKGQQFAQLEYTNSGISKKSLSYLLKKTLFCSAGFAAPPPHPLRDPVLPQSKIEKSRMEKILRAILHKKIYPQATSPRDTTTRKRYLDNRCVIESYSEDEAFESTVKNGSKWDKSDSDFIVLEI from the exons ATGAAA ATTAATGGAAAGCAAAGTACGTATAAGTCAAATCCAGTGGCAGTCACGC ATCATATGTTCCATCAATCATACAAAGAAGAATTCAGTGACTGGCCTAATGAACTGCTTGCTATTGGGACATTCGGAAGTCTGAAAGACGGTGGGAAGTTGAAACAACAAGATCAAAGCCTTACAGCTGAAGAAGTTGGGCAGCTTCACAAAGAACTAAAACATCTATTACCTGATGAAGAAAGTAGTCCCCTTTCAGCCAAGCTAGGATCAAAAAAGGATCTTGACAAATTCTTTGACTGTCTCCAGAACTTGGTAGATGATGATCACAGAGTTGTTGAAAATAAAGAGAGCAATTTCGAACGGAGTAATAGTCTTGTCCATGGCAAAGGCCAACAATTTGCCCAATTGGAGTACACAAACAGTGGTATTAGCAAGAAATCCTTGTCATATCTCCTAAAGAAGACATTGTTCTGCAGCGCAGGATTCGCAGCCCCTCCCCCACATCCTTTGAGAGATCCAGTACTTCCACAGTCTAAAATTGAGAAATCAAGGATGGAAAAG ATTCTAAGGGCCATACTACACAAAAAGATATATCCTCAAGCAACCAGTCCAAGGGATACTACCACAAGAAAGAGATACTTAGACAATAGGTGTGTGATTGAGAGTTATAGTGAAGATGAAGCATTTGAGAGTACTGTGAAGAATGGGAGCAAATGGGACAAGTCAGATTCTGATT TCATTGTACTAGAGATATGA
- the LOC129892122 gene encoding protein DEEPER ROOTING 1-like isoform X1, translating into MKIFNWIQTKINGKQSTYKSNPVAVTHHMFHQSYKEEFSDWPNELLAIGTFGSLKDGGKLKQQDQSLTAEEVGQLHKELKHLLPDEESSPLSAKLGSKKDLDKFFDCLQNLVDDDHRVVENKESNFERSNSLVHGKGQQFAQLEYTNSGISKKSLSYLLKKTLFCSAGFAAPPPHPLRDPVLPQSKIEKSRMEKILRAILHKKIYPQATSPRDTTTRKRYLDNRCVIESYSEDEAFESTVKNGSKWDKSDSDFIVLEI; encoded by the exons ATGAAA ATTTTTAATTGGATTCAAACCAAGATTAATGGAAAGCAAAGTACGTATAAGTCAAATCCAGTGGCAGTCACGC ATCATATGTTCCATCAATCATACAAAGAAGAATTCAGTGACTGGCCTAATGAACTGCTTGCTATTGGGACATTCGGAAGTCTGAAAGACGGTGGGAAGTTGAAACAACAAGATCAAAGCCTTACAGCTGAAGAAGTTGGGCAGCTTCACAAAGAACTAAAACATCTATTACCTGATGAAGAAAGTAGTCCCCTTTCAGCCAAGCTAGGATCAAAAAAGGATCTTGACAAATTCTTTGACTGTCTCCAGAACTTGGTAGATGATGATCACAGAGTTGTTGAAAATAAAGAGAGCAATTTCGAACGGAGTAATAGTCTTGTCCATGGCAAAGGCCAACAATTTGCCCAATTGGAGTACACAAACAGTGGTATTAGCAAGAAATCCTTGTCATATCTCCTAAAGAAGACATTGTTCTGCAGCGCAGGATTCGCAGCCCCTCCCCCACATCCTTTGAGAGATCCAGTACTTCCACAGTCTAAAATTGAGAAATCAAGGATGGAAAAG ATTCTAAGGGCCATACTACACAAAAAGATATATCCTCAAGCAACCAGTCCAAGGGATACTACCACAAGAAAGAGATACTTAGACAATAGGTGTGTGATTGAGAGTTATAGTGAAGATGAAGCATTTGAGAGTACTGTGAAGAATGGGAGCAAATGGGACAAGTCAGATTCTGATT TCATTGTACTAGAGATATGA